In a genomic window of Chryseobacterium sp. G0162:
- a CDS encoding DUF6443 domain-containing protein, whose translation MKKIQLLGVLFTVSAAYAQSTSENYILSKTCLSGDCIKKTETVTYFDGLGRAKQIIEVKATATGKDLVTPITYDAYGRQTKDILPVPANSLNAAIHTGIINENTANSYYGVANAYAEKEIENSPLDKVLQQAHPGDAWKMGGGHTAQYKYQVNGSGEIKKFTTNTATNTVGTISNTVSSIPTVGFYNPGVLYKNTVTDEDGTPVIQFTNGRGQVLLIRRTDGTQNVDTYYVYNEYGQQVFVIPPKAVQQIEQNNNTVTQNILETLCYQYRYDGKGRQVEKRLPGRGDWESVVYDGADRPILSQDVNLKNKGQWLLSKYDRLNRIVYTGILSGGSRIDMQSQIGDQIINEETIVGGFTKNGQLVYYTNNFLQNFSTILTVNYYDFYPRDQKEPIPSKILDQFVITSSKSLNGGINTLTLPTATYVKNIEDDSWTKTYFYYDTKGRKIGERSWNHLGGYTKTESKLDFSGKPLETYTYHLKSLGSTIVTIKETLIYDGQNRLLKHYHQVNTQPEELLAENTYNDVGQLINKKTGNTTGTPLESIDYNYNIRGWLTRVNDLTNLNGKLFAYEIKYQNPFYSNVSAGKYNGNIAEMDWISADNGKLRRYNYQYDSLERLKNGIYSEPNTTVPQNNYYNETLSYDLNGNILNLKRNRFIENLGVELMDNLNYIYTGNRLNKVDDISGNYGGYPSFSGNPITYDSNGNMTSQIDKGMLQIDYNYLNLPNYIKFDQEYESHDGVTTHFVNTKYFYKADGTKLTKIHTYGSGRSNMETTDVTDYLNGFQYTNNELSFAPTSEGYFDFKKNTYIYQYKDLVGNIRLAYYKGTGGSPVVDRTTHFYPFGLEFGGELNTFNSITSDYSYSSQGQEKQRETGWSSYRWRNYDSALGRFFNVDPLSEKYSTWSPYAFSGNRVVDARELEGLEPLEINKTTRNLIIVNQGYVGNPLKGATQAQNHAKTNKDGGIDYDGIGVINNLNSAKNQVGVFASSSGKETKADILSSITAFRKQSPNGKLIMVGHSMGADNLVELANENPNIKIDLLFTLDIADDPTKGFDDDKIPSNVKTAINYYNKNDGFMGMGIGGEDIEAKDPSKTKILNVPVNASHTQIDNKYKYNAYNAVVKELNKPDKKKD comes from the coding sequence ATGAAAAAAATACAATTACTAGGTGTGCTGTTTACAGTTTCAGCGGCCTATGCTCAAAGTACATCCGAAAATTATATACTGTCCAAAACCTGCCTGAGTGGTGATTGCATAAAAAAAACAGAAACCGTTACCTATTTTGATGGGTTGGGGAGAGCGAAACAGATTATAGAAGTAAAAGCGACAGCTACAGGCAAAGATTTGGTGACTCCAATTACCTACGATGCTTATGGAAGACAAACAAAGGATATTCTTCCGGTACCTGCCAATTCTCTCAATGCTGCCATTCATACTGGGATTATTAATGAAAATACCGCTAATTCTTACTATGGTGTTGCTAATGCGTATGCCGAAAAAGAGATTGAAAACTCTCCTTTGGACAAAGTACTGCAGCAGGCCCATCCTGGGGATGCTTGGAAAATGGGGGGAGGCCACACTGCTCAATATAAATACCAGGTCAATGGATCAGGGGAAATAAAGAAATTTACAACCAATACTGCTACAAACACTGTAGGAACAATTAGTAATACAGTGTCATCAATTCCTACAGTAGGTTTTTACAATCCCGGAGTTTTATACAAAAACACCGTGACGGATGAAGATGGAACTCCTGTGATCCAGTTTACCAATGGCCGCGGGCAGGTGTTGTTGATACGACGTACAGACGGTACACAGAATGTTGATACCTATTATGTCTACAACGAGTATGGACAACAGGTATTTGTTATTCCGCCTAAAGCAGTACAGCAAATTGAACAGAACAATAATACGGTGACACAGAATATTTTAGAAACGCTTTGTTATCAGTACCGTTACGATGGAAAAGGGCGGCAGGTAGAAAAGAGGTTACCAGGAAGAGGGGATTGGGAATCTGTGGTTTATGATGGTGCTGACCGTCCTATACTTTCACAGGATGTCAATCTGAAAAATAAAGGACAATGGCTGCTTTCTAAATATGATCGTTTAAACAGGATTGTTTATACCGGAATACTTTCTGGTGGAAGCAGAATAGACATGCAAAGCCAGATTGGAGATCAGATAATCAACGAAGAAACTATAGTAGGTGGATTTACTAAAAATGGCCAATTGGTATACTATACCAATAATTTTCTTCAAAATTTCAGTACAATTCTGACGGTTAATTATTACGATTTTTATCCCCGGGATCAGAAAGAACCAATTCCTTCCAAGATTCTTGACCAATTTGTGATTACATCTTCAAAGTCTTTAAATGGAGGAATAAATACATTGACTTTGCCCACAGCCACTTATGTGAAAAATATTGAAGATGACAGCTGGACCAAAACCTATTTCTACTATGATACCAAAGGAAGAAAAATTGGTGAAAGAAGCTGGAACCATCTGGGTGGGTATACTAAAACAGAGTCTAAACTGGATTTTTCAGGAAAGCCATTAGAAACTTATACCTATCATCTGAAAAGTCTGGGCAGTACGATAGTAACTATTAAAGAAACGCTTATCTATGATGGTCAGAACCGCCTTCTAAAACATTATCATCAGGTGAACACACAGCCTGAGGAACTTCTTGCTGAAAATACCTATAACGATGTTGGCCAGCTTATAAATAAAAAAACTGGGAATACAACCGGCACACCATTAGAGTCTATAGATTATAACTACAATATTAGAGGATGGCTTACCAGAGTTAATGACCTAACTAATTTAAACGGGAAGCTTTTTGCATATGAGATCAAATACCAAAACCCTTTCTATTCCAATGTTTCTGCTGGGAAATACAACGGAAATATTGCAGAGATGGACTGGATAAGTGCTGATAATGGGAAGCTGAGAAGATACAATTATCAGTATGATAGCCTAGAAAGATTAAAAAATGGTATTTATTCTGAACCTAATACTACTGTACCACAAAATAACTATTACAATGAGACCTTAAGCTATGATCTAAACGGAAATATCCTGAATCTCAAAAGGAACAGATTTATTGAAAATCTGGGAGTAGAATTAATGGATAACCTCAACTATATTTATACGGGAAACAGACTTAATAAAGTAGATGATATTTCAGGAAACTATGGAGGTTATCCAAGTTTTTCAGGCAATCCTATAACTTATGATAGCAATGGGAATATGACAAGCCAGATTGATAAAGGAATGTTGCAGATTGACTACAATTACCTCAATCTTCCGAACTACATTAAATTTGACCAAGAATATGAATCTCATGATGGGGTAACTACCCATTTCGTTAATACAAAATACTTTTACAAAGCTGATGGAACCAAACTAACGAAGATCCATACCTATGGATCAGGAAGATCCAATATGGAAACTACTGATGTTACAGATTATCTGAATGGGTTCCAGTATACTAACAATGAATTAAGCTTTGCTCCAACTTCAGAAGGGTATTTTGATTTTAAAAAGAATACTTATATTTACCAGTATAAGGATTTGGTTGGAAATATCAGGCTTGCTTATTATAAAGGGACTGGTGGTAGCCCGGTAGTAGACAGGACAACTCATTTTTATCCTTTTGGGTTAGAATTTGGAGGGGAACTAAATACTTTCAATTCAATCACATCAGATTATAGTTATTCCTCTCAGGGACAGGAAAAGCAAAGGGAGACAGGATGGAGTTCTTACCGCTGGAGAAATTATGATTCTGCTTTGGGGCGATTTTTCAATGTTGATCCATTAAGTGAGAAGTATAGCACCTGGTCTCCCTATGCATTTAGTGGAAATAGAGTTGTTGATGCAAGAGAATTAGAGGGGTTGGAACCTTTAGAGATAAATAAAACTACTAGGAATTTAATTATAGTTAATCAAGGTTATGTAGGTAATCCTCTAAAAGGAGCTACACAAGCTCAAAATCATGCTAAAACTAATAAGGATGGAGGTATTGATTATGATGGTATAGGAGTTATTAATAATCTAAATAGTGCGAAAAATCAAGTAGGAGTATTTGCTTCTTCAAGTGGAAAAGAGACAAAGGCTGATATTTTGTCTAGTATAACAGCTTTTAGAAAGCAAAGTCCCAATGGTAAATTAATTATGGTTGGACATAGTATGGGAGCAGATAACTTAGTAGAGCTGGCTAACGAAAATCCAAATATTAAAATTGATTTATTATTTACTTTAGATATTGCCGATGATCCTACAAAAGGATTTGATGATGACAAAATTCCGTCAAATGTTAAGACTGCAATTAATTATTATAATAAAAATGATGGTTTTATGGGAATGGGAATAGGTGGAGAAGATATAGAGGCTAAGGATCCTTCTAAGACAAAAATTTTGAATGTTCCAGTTAATGCTTCTCATACTCAAATTGATAATAAATACAAATACAATGCTTATAATGCAGTTGTTAAAGAGTTAAATAAACCCGATAAGAAAAAGGATTAA